The following proteins are co-located in the Tardibacter chloracetimidivorans genome:
- a CDS encoding LLM class flavin-dependent oxidoreductase: MNFDWPLRFGAFMSPVHSSHEDPTVALHRDVELIQWMERHGFDEAWMGEHHSTGWEVVGSPEVFLAYAAARTERIRLGTGVISLPYHHPFNVAERLVLLDHLTRGRAILGVGPGALPYDAYLYGLETTDLRPMMEESLEVILPLLRGEAVTRKTKYWELRDARLQLSPLTRPRFEVAVTSMVSPSGSKLAGKHGLSILSLNASMSASMNFLKTNWGIAEDEAAQHGQTVDRRNWRLVCPMHIAETREQARRDVRDGLARWAWYNSKINALGIIPEGADTVDQQIEVLIENGFAVIGTPDDAAAQIARLWEHSGGFGTFLLWSHDWANREATWRSYALFGTEVAPRFRGSTAALKAAEDYALTQYAALGNQTGVAIQKATEKYHAQKQHDAAANGVTGQ, encoded by the coding sequence ATGAATTTTGATTGGCCATTGAGGTTTGGAGCGTTCATGTCTCCGGTGCATTCGTCGCACGAGGATCCGACGGTTGCGCTGCATCGGGATGTGGAGTTGATCCAGTGGATGGAGCGGCACGGGTTCGACGAGGCGTGGATGGGCGAACATCATTCGACGGGCTGGGAGGTGGTCGGCTCGCCGGAGGTGTTCCTTGCCTATGCGGCGGCGCGGACCGAGCGCATCCGGCTTGGCACCGGGGTGATTTCGCTGCCCTATCATCATCCCTTCAACGTGGCGGAGCGGCTTGTCCTGCTCGATCATCTGACGCGGGGTCGAGCGATCCTTGGGGTGGGTCCCGGGGCCTTGCCCTATGACGCCTATCTCTACGGACTGGAGACGACGGACCTGCGGCCGATGATGGAGGAGAGCCTGGAGGTGATCCTGCCGCTGCTGCGAGGCGAGGCGGTCACGCGCAAGACGAAATACTGGGAACTGCGCGACGCCAGGCTGCAGCTTTCGCCGCTGACGCGGCCGCGCTTCGAGGTCGCAGTGACATCGATGGTCTCGCCCTCTGGCTCGAAACTGGCGGGCAAACATGGACTGTCGATCCTGTCCCTGAACGCATCAATGTCGGCGTCGATGAACTTCCTGAAGACAAACTGGGGCATTGCCGAGGATGAGGCCGCGCAGCACGGCCAGACGGTCGACCGCCGCAACTGGCGGCTGGTCTGCCCGATGCACATCGCCGAGACGCGTGAACAGGCGCGCCGCGACGTGCGCGACGGTCTGGCGCGCTGGGCTTGGTACAACAGCAAGATCAACGCGCTCGGCATTATCCCTGAAGGGGCGGATACGGTCGACCAGCAGATCGAGGTGCTGATCGAGAACGGGTTTGCGGTCATCGGCACGCCTGATGACGCGGCCGCGCAGATCGCACGATTGTGGGAGCATTCGGGGGGCTTCGGCACCTTCCTGCTATGGTCGCACGACTGGGCCAACCGCGAGGCGACATGGCGCTCCTATGCGCTCTTTGGTACCGAGGTCGCGCCGCGCTTCCGCGGCAGCACCGCTGCGCTCAAGGCCGCCGAGGACTATGCCCTCACCCAATATGCCGCCCTCGGCAACCAAACCGGTGTCGCCATCCAAAAAGCAACCGAAAAATATCACGCACAAAAACAGCACGACGCTGCTGCTAATGGCGTGACTGGACAGTAG
- a CDS encoding LLM class F420-dependent oxidoreductase produces MKFGVLTMNTDECVDPVRLAKEAEAQGIESLFVPDHSHVPVTRRLPYGGPTDAFDASPGDMPRDYYRNRDQLLTLAAIAAVTTTLKIGTGVCLVVQRDPILLAKEIATLDHLSQGRLIFGIGAGAPWNEEEMRNHGTDPRTRFTLLGERMAAMKAIWANDQAEYHGRFVDFEPLHSWPKPAQKPHPPILVGGWAPSSLDRVLSYGDGWMPGDGGNLAQLSEMIRQLQDRAVKAGRGPVEITIFMGSLDRVDEYAAMGVSRCVFMLPSIPHDDTFRTLEEISAAARRFGA; encoded by the coding sequence ATGAAATTTGGTGTGCTGACGATGAATACGGATGAGTGCGTGGATCCGGTCCGCCTTGCGAAGGAGGCAGAAGCGCAAGGCATCGAGTCACTGTTCGTACCGGATCATTCCCATGTTCCCGTCACGCGCCGACTTCCCTATGGCGGTCCGACCGATGCGTTCGATGCATCCCCTGGGGACATGCCGCGCGATTATTATCGAAACAGGGACCAGTTGCTCACGCTGGCGGCCATCGCCGCAGTGACGACGACGCTGAAGATCGGAACAGGCGTGTGTCTCGTCGTTCAGCGGGACCCCATCCTGCTCGCCAAGGAAATCGCGACACTCGATCATCTTTCGCAAGGCCGATTGATTTTCGGCATCGGCGCCGGCGCACCCTGGAACGAAGAGGAAATGCGCAATCACGGGACCGACCCGCGCACCAGGTTCACCTTGCTGGGGGAACGCATGGCGGCGATGAAAGCCATATGGGCCAATGATCAGGCCGAATATCATGGCCGGTTCGTCGATTTCGAGCCGCTTCATTCCTGGCCCAAACCCGCTCAGAAACCCCATCCGCCGATACTGGTCGGCGGTTGGGCGCCGTCGTCTCTTGATCGCGTCCTCAGCTATGGGGATGGGTGGATGCCGGGAGATGGAGGCAATCTCGCCCAGCTCTCGGAGATGATTAGGCAATTGCAAGATCGCGCGGTCAAAGCCGGGCGCGGCCCCGTCGAGATAACGATTTTCATGGGCAGTCTCGATCGGGTCGATGAGTATGCGGCCATGGGTGTTTCGCGTTGCGTTTTCATGCTCCCGAGCATCCCTCATGATGACACGTTCAGGACACTGGAAGAAATCTCCGCCGCCGCCCGCCGTTTCGGGGCATGA
- a CDS encoding isovaleryl-CoA dehydrogenase: MADFDFGLSEMAEAIRETAQRFAAGRIAPLAARIDAEDWFPRELWSEMGALGLHGITVEEEDGGLGLGYLEHVVAQEEVARASASIGLSYGAHSNLCVNQLRRWGNARQKRRYLPKLIAGEHVGSLAMSEAGAGSDVVSMKLRADKRGDRYILNGTKFWITNAPFADTLVVYARTGQGSRGITTFIIEKDMPGFSIGQQIDKMGMRGSPTAELVFNDCEVPEENVMGPLNGGVGILMSGLDYERAVLAGIQLGIMQACLDVVLPYLRERKQFGKPIGAFQLMQAKVADMYVALNSARAYVYAVAKACDAGRTTRFDAAGAILLASENAMKVSLEAVQALGGAGYTKDWPVERFMRDAKLLDIGAGTNEIRRMLIGRELLGV; encoded by the coding sequence ATGGCGGACTTCGATTTTGGGCTCAGCGAAATGGCCGAAGCTATCCGGGAAACGGCGCAACGATTTGCCGCTGGAAGGATCGCTCCCCTCGCCGCGCGGATCGATGCCGAAGACTGGTTCCCACGCGAGCTTTGGTCCGAAATGGGAGCGCTCGGCTTGCATGGGATCACGGTCGAGGAAGAAGATGGCGGCTTAGGGCTGGGCTATCTTGAACATGTCGTGGCACAGGAAGAAGTCGCGCGTGCATCCGCCTCGATCGGCCTCAGCTACGGGGCGCATTCGAACCTGTGCGTCAACCAGCTGCGCCGGTGGGGCAATGCCAGGCAGAAACGCCGCTATCTCCCCAAGCTGATCGCGGGCGAACATGTCGGCAGTCTCGCCATGTCGGAAGCCGGCGCGGGATCGGACGTCGTCTCGATGAAGCTGCGTGCCGACAAGAGAGGCGACCGCTACATCCTCAACGGCACGAAGTTCTGGATCACCAATGCCCCCTTTGCGGATACGCTCGTCGTCTATGCCAGGACAGGGCAAGGATCGCGCGGCATCACCACCTTCATCATAGAGAAGGATATGCCCGGCTTCTCGATCGGCCAGCAGATCGACAAGATGGGGATGCGCGGTTCGCCGACGGCCGAACTTGTCTTCAATGACTGTGAGGTGCCGGAAGAGAATGTGATGGGGCCGCTGAATGGCGGCGTCGGCATCCTGATGTCGGGCCTCGACTATGAGCGCGCCGTGCTCGCTGGAATTCAGTTGGGCATCATGCAGGCGTGTCTCGACGTTGTCCTGCCCTATCTGCGCGAGCGCAAGCAGTTCGGCAAGCCCATCGGCGCCTTCCAGCTTATGCAGGCAAAGGTCGCCGACATGTATGTCGCGCTCAATTCCGCGCGCGCCTATGTCTATGCGGTGGCGAAGGCGTGTGACGCCGGCAGGACCACGCGCTTCGACGCCGCGGGCGCGATCCTGCTTGCCAGCGAGAACGCCATGAAGGTGTCGCTCGAGGCCGTGCAGGCGCTGGGCGGTGCCGGCTATACGAAGGATTGGCCGGTCGAGCGCTTCATGCGCGACGCCAAGCTGCTCGACATCGGCGCGGGCACCAATGAGATCAGACGCATGCTGATCGGACGGGAGCTGCTGGGCGTATGA
- a CDS encoding IS630 family transposase (programmed frameshift), translating to MGKAFSSDLRNRISDHVAAGHSRRDAARRFGVSVSCAIKLVQRVAKTGSAAPARQGRPPGAGKLAPYMTMLIRWVEAQSDISMPELAAKLEATTKMRVHPASLSRALLGAGFRYKKTLLASECGRDDVCEARRRWRLHRQPRMREQAHRLVFIDETATTTKMTRLRGRARRGQRLKGRAPFGHWKTQTFIAGLRCDGLTAPWIIDRPMTKEIFEIYVETQLAPTLDPGDVVILDNLPSHKSEKAKAILKQRGAWFLFLPPYSPDLNPIEMAFSKLKAHLRRIGARTIDDLWRAVGSICDLYPPDECRNYFIAAGYAHD from the exons ATGGGGAAAGCCTTTTCGAGCGATCTTCGGAATCGGATATCTGATCATGTGGCGGCGGGTCATTCGCGACGTGATGCGGCGCGGCGATTTGGAGTGAGCGTGAGCTGCGCGATCAAGCTTGTGCAGCGTGTGGCGAAGACGGGGTCGGCGGCTCCGGCGCGGCAGGGGCGGCCGCCGGGAGCAGGCAAGCTTGCGCCGTACATGACAATGCTGATCCGCTGGGTGGAGGCGCAGTCGGATATCAGCATGCCCGAGCTTGCGGCAAAGCTTGAGGCGACGACGAAGATGCGTGTTCATCCAGCCTCATTGTCGCGCGCCCTTCTGGGAGCGGGCTTCAGATATAAAAAAACA CTTCTGGCCTCGGAGTGCGGACGCGATGATGTTTGCGAGGCTCGTCGGCGATGGCGGCTGCATCGCCAGCCGCGCATGCGCGAGCAGGCGCACCGCTTGGTATTCATCGATGAGACAGCGACCACGACGAAAATGACGCGTCTGCGGGGGCGGGCTCGCCGTGGCCAGCGCCTGAAGGGACGCGCGCCATTTGGCCATTGGAAGACGCAGACCTTCATAGCAGGATTACGGTGCGACGGCCTGACCGCTCCCTGGATCATCGATCGGCCGATGACCAAAGAGATCTTCGAAATCTACGTGGAAACCCAGCTCGCGCCGACACTCGATCCGGGCGACGTCGTGATCCTCGACAACCTGCCGAGCCACAAGAGCGAAAAGGCCAAGGCGATCCTCAAGCAGCGCGGCGCCTGGTTCCTCTTCCTCCCGCCATACAGCCCTGATCTCAACCCGATCGAGATGGCCTTCTCAAAACTGAAAGCGCACCTCAGGCGCATCGGGGCCAGGACGATCGATGACCTCTGGCGAGCCGTCGGCAGCATCTGCGACCTCTATCCGCCCGACGAATGCCGCAACTACTTCATCGCCGCCGGATATGCACACGATTAA
- a CDS encoding catalase, with the protein MAKKPASPKATPKSVGKVAPPDLVGADVGGESPQKASPVPQDAEISFSYTEPQADGGETHQVADDRIATLTTQQGIPVADDQNSLKQGVRGPALLEDFHFREKIFHFDHERVPERVVHARGYGVHGFFELTDSLSDVTRADLFQRVGERTPAFVRFSTVAGSKGSFDLARDVRGFAVKLYTQEGNWDLVGNNIPVFFIQDAIKFPDLIHAAKPEPDRNFPQAQTAHDNFWDFVSLTPESFHMIMWIMSDRAIPRSYRTMEGFGVHTFRLVDVEGRSTFVKFHWKPKQGLQSVVWNEAVKINGADPDFHRRDLWDAINGGNFPEWELGVQLFDDDFADSFDFDVLDATKIIPEELVPIRVVGRLVLDRVVDNFFAETEQVAFCTQNVPPGIDFSNDPLLQGRNFSYLDTQIKRLGSPNFTHIPINAPKCPMAHFQQDGHMAMSNPKGRVNYEPNSWGAAQGGPREDPVRGFTSFAETADGPKQRVRSESFADHYSQARQFLISQTAIEQKHIGDALVFELSKVERPDIRSRVVSHLLNIDATLAETVADGLGLAVPDRAVAARAPITDLAASDKLSIVKNGPANFKGRKLGILLSDGADAAIFTALVKAVDAEGAVFEVVAPKIGGVTLSDGTTVAAKHKIDGGPSVLFDAVVVLVSAEGAALLSRDAAAKDFVTDAFAHCKFIGVGADAEAIFVAAGISEDLDEACLPLAKEVDAATFIEACRELRFWPRELEVDLDAKPDA; encoded by the coding sequence ATGGCCAAGAAGCCCGCATCGCCCAAGGCGACCCCGAAATCCGTCGGTAAGGTGGCGCCTCCCGATCTGGTAGGAGCGGATGTCGGAGGAGAATCTCCGCAAAAGGCGTCGCCCGTACCCCAGGACGCTGAGATTTCCTTTTCCTATACCGAGCCACAGGCAGATGGCGGCGAAACCCATCAGGTTGCCGACGATCGGATCGCAACGCTTACCACCCAGCAAGGCATTCCCGTTGCGGACGACCAGAACAGCTTGAAGCAGGGTGTACGCGGTCCGGCGCTGCTTGAGGATTTTCATTTCCGCGAGAAAATCTTCCACTTTGATCATGAGCGCGTACCCGAGCGCGTCGTACATGCGCGCGGTTATGGCGTGCACGGGTTCTTCGAGCTGACCGACAGCCTTTCGGATGTAACACGTGCGGACCTGTTTCAGCGGGTTGGCGAACGCACGCCTGCCTTCGTCCGCTTCTCCACGGTCGCCGGTTCAAAGGGATCGTTCGACCTTGCACGCGATGTGCGGGGTTTCGCCGTCAAACTCTATACTCAGGAGGGCAATTGGGATCTGGTCGGCAACAACATCCCGGTGTTCTTCATCCAGGATGCGATCAAATTCCCCGATCTGATCCACGCGGCCAAGCCCGAACCGGATCGCAACTTTCCACAGGCGCAGACCGCGCACGACAATTTCTGGGATTTTGTGAGCCTGACGCCTGAGAGCTTCCACATGATCATGTGGATCATGTCGGATCGCGCGATCCCTCGCTCATATCGTACAATGGAGGGCTTCGGCGTCCACACCTTCCGGCTGGTCGACGTCGAAGGCCGCTCCACCTTCGTTAAGTTCCACTGGAAGCCCAAGCAGGGCCTGCAGTCGGTGGTGTGGAACGAGGCGGTCAAGATCAACGGCGCCGATCCCGATTTCCATCGCCGCGACCTGTGGGATGCGATCAATGGCGGCAACTTCCCCGAATGGGAGCTGGGCGTCCAACTGTTCGACGATGATTTCGCCGACAGCTTCGACTTCGACGTGCTGGATGCGACCAAGATCATTCCGGAGGAACTGGTGCCAATCCGGGTGGTCGGCCGATTGGTGCTCGACCGGGTGGTCGACAATTTCTTCGCGGAGACCGAGCAGGTCGCCTTCTGCACGCAGAATGTGCCTCCGGGCATAGATTTCTCGAACGACCCGCTGCTGCAGGGACGCAATTTTTCGTATCTCGATACCCAGATCAAAAGATTGGGCAGCCCGAACTTCACCCATATCCCGATCAATGCGCCCAAATGCCCGATGGCGCACTTCCAGCAGGACGGGCACATGGCGATGAGCAATCCCAAGGGCCGTGTGAACTATGAACCCAATAGCTGGGGTGCGGCGCAGGGCGGACCGCGCGAGGATCCGGTTCGTGGCTTCACCAGTTTCGCGGAGACCGCCGACGGTCCCAAACAGCGAGTGCGTTCGGAAAGCTTCGCCGATCATTACAGCCAGGCGCGACAGTTCCTCATAAGCCAGACGGCGATCGAGCAGAAGCATATCGGCGACGCCCTTGTATTCGAACTCTCCAAGGTCGAGCGGCCCGACATCCGTTCGCGGGTCGTGTCGCATCTGCTCAACATCGATGCGACGCTTGCGGAGACGGTCGCCGACGGGCTCGGGCTTGCCGTCCCTGACCGTGCAGTCGCCGCGCGCGCGCCAATCACCGATCTGGCTGCATCCGACAAGCTCAGCATCGTCAAAAACGGTCCTGCAAACTTCAAGGGGCGCAAGCTTGGTATCCTGCTCAGCGATGGTGCAGACGCCGCGATCTTCACTGCGCTGGTGAAGGCTGTCGATGCTGAAGGCGCGGTGTTTGAAGTTGTCGCACCCAAGATCGGTGGCGTGACGCTCTCAGACGGCACGACGGTAGCCGCGAAGCATAAGATCGACGGCGGCCCCTCGGTCCTGTTCGATGCAGTGGTGGTCCTTGTCTCCGCCGAGGGCGCAGCGCTGTTGTCGCGCGATGCCGCAGCCAAGGATTTTGTTACCGACGCATTTGCGCACTGCAAGTTCATCGGGGTCGGCGCGGATGCCGAAGCGATCTTCGTCGCGGCAGGCATATCGGAGGATCTCGACGAAGCCTGCCTGCCACTTGCCAAGGAAGTGGACGCGGCCACGTTCATCGAAGCTTGCCGGGAACTGCGCTTCTGGCCGCGCGAACTTGAAGTCGACCTGGACGCGAAGCCGGACGCCTGA
- a CDS encoding NAD(P)/FAD-dependent oxidoreductase: protein MIGGGPAGLTAAIYLARFHLSITVIDAGESRASLIPLTRNHAGFPEGISGPDLLTRMREQASLYRTALRNGHVESLEQHEDGFIARTAEFTIGARAVLLATGVVNRRPPMIDDETHIQALASGRLRYCPICDGFEVTDRSIAVIGTGQRGCTEALFLRGYTADITLVAPGLKHELSARELASVRDAGIKLAEDYRGVLLRDDKILLDLPSGPHAFDSIYPALGSEVRSELAGQVGAHRSEDGCLTVDAHQRTNVPGLYAAGDVVLGLDQISHAMGEGGVAATTIRNDLAAQTPLLR, encoded by the coding sequence ATTATCGGCGGCGGTCCGGCGGGACTGACGGCGGCGATTTATCTGGCCCGCTTCCATCTCTCCATCACCGTCATTGATGCAGGCGAGAGTCGAGCAAGTCTCATTCCGCTCACTCGCAATCATGCCGGCTTCCCGGAAGGCATCTCAGGCCCGGATTTGCTGACGCGGATGCGGGAACAGGCGAGCCTCTATCGCACGGCACTCCGCAACGGCCATGTGGAGTCCCTTGAGCAGCACGAGGACGGCTTCATCGCTCGAACCGCTGAATTTACGATAGGCGCGCGCGCCGTCCTGCTCGCCACCGGGGTCGTCAATCGCCGCCCGCCGATGATCGATGACGAGACACACATCCAGGCGCTGGCCAGCGGCAGGTTGCGTTACTGCCCGATCTGCGACGGTTTTGAGGTGACCGATCGCTCGATCGCCGTCATCGGTACCGGGCAGCGGGGATGCACCGAAGCTCTTTTCCTGCGCGGGTATACTGCCGACATAACGCTGGTCGCGCCTGGATTGAAACATGAATTGTCCGCCCGGGAACTTGCGTCCGTGCGCGATGCAGGCATCAAGCTCGCCGAGGATTATCGCGGCGTCCTGCTGAGGGACGACAAGATTCTGCTCGATCTGCCGTCCGGGCCGCATGCGTTCGACAGCATCTATCCCGCCCTTGGATCGGAGGTCCGCTCGGAGCTTGCGGGCCAGGTCGGGGCGCACCGCTCCGAGGATGGCTGCCTGACGGTCGACGCGCATCAGCGGACCAATGTGCCGGGTCTTTATGCTGCTGGCGATGTCGTGCTGGGCCTGGATCAGATCAGCCACGCCATGGGCGAAGGTGGTGTCGCCGCAACCACGATCCGTAACGACCTGGCCGCGCAGACACCGCTTCTGCGATAG
- a CDS encoding iron-containing redox enzyme family protein — MATSFHVVGLCPSASQFLNDDFQRGLARWNRERLAPQMIEPDWADRLASDQRMLRLEGAFLEELRQEIAAKAAEAPEDAESFLAWFELLKVEGPGQGDPLFPWLAEEASTDALRLFFEQEAAGEAGFDDLVAYTQIKLPSRPKLELARNYWDEMGRGNAKGMHGPMLGDLAATLAVEPRIEHTVWESLALANAMTAMATCRRYVWQSIGALGAIEMTAPGRSAMVAKGLRRIGLSDRERRYFDLHAVLDVKHSEAWNREVIAPLIAEDSRRARPIAEGALIRLTCGARCFERYRSILRSPEHE, encoded by the coding sequence ATGGCCACGTCCTTTCACGTCGTCGGGTTGTGCCCCAGTGCGTCTCAATTTCTCAACGATGACTTCCAGCGCGGCCTTGCCCGGTGGAACCGGGAGCGGCTAGCCCCGCAGATGATCGAACCGGACTGGGCGGACCGGCTGGCCAGCGATCAACGCATGCTGCGGCTTGAAGGCGCCTTTCTGGAAGAACTCCGGCAGGAAATTGCAGCGAAAGCTGCAGAAGCGCCTGAAGACGCGGAAAGCTTCCTGGCTTGGTTCGAGCTTTTGAAGGTTGAGGGGCCGGGCCAGGGCGATCCGCTTTTCCCCTGGCTGGCGGAAGAAGCCTCAACCGACGCGCTCCGCTTATTCTTTGAGCAGGAGGCGGCCGGCGAAGCGGGCTTCGACGATCTTGTCGCCTATACCCAGATCAAGCTGCCCTCACGGCCAAAGCTTGAGTTGGCGCGCAACTATTGGGATGAGATGGGCCGGGGCAATGCCAAAGGCATGCACGGCCCAATGCTCGGCGATCTGGCGGCAACGCTCGCGGTGGAGCCGCGTATCGAACACACCGTGTGGGAAAGCCTTGCTCTTGCCAACGCCATGACGGCAATGGCGACCTGCCGCAGATATGTATGGCAATCGATCGGGGCCTTGGGCGCGATCGAAATGACGGCGCCAGGGCGGTCCGCGATGGTTGCAAAAGGGCTGCGCCGCATCGGCCTGAGCGATCGCGAGCGGCGCTACTTCGATCTGCATGCCGTGCTTGACGTCAAGCATAGCGAAGCATGGAACCGGGAAGTCATAGCGCCCTTGATTGCAGAAGATTCGAGGCGGGCACGGCCCATTGCCGAAGGCGCCCTCATCCGTCTCACATGCGGCGCCCGCTGTTTTGAGCGTTATCGTTCCATTCTGCGGTCGCCCGAGCATGAATGA